From one Mustela nigripes isolate SB6536 chromosome 16, MUSNIG.SB6536, whole genome shotgun sequence genomic stretch:
- the SLC25A19 gene encoding mitochondrial thiamine pyrophosphate carrier, which yields MVGYDPKADGRNISSFEVAVAGSVSGLVTRVMISPLDVIKIRFQLQIERLSRSDPGAKYHGILQAGRQILQEEGPTAFWKGHVPAQLLSIGYGAVQFLSFELLTELVHRATTYDARDFSVHFVCGGLSASAATLAVQPVDVLRTRFAAQGEPKVYKTLRDAVVTMYRTEGPLVFYKGLNPTLIAIFPYAGFQFSFYNALKHLHEWVLPAEGRKNENLKNLLCGSGAGVISKTLTYPLDLFKKRLQVGGFEQARATFGQVRSYRGLLDCAQQVLREEGPTGLFKGLSPSLLKAALSTGFVFFWYELFCNLFHHMKKVDS from the exons ATGGTTGGCTATGACCCCAAAGCTGATGGCAGGAATATCTCCAGTTTTGAGGTGGCGGTGGCCGGGTCTGTGTCTGGACTTGTCACTCGGGTGATGATCAGCCCCTTGGATGTCATCAAGATCCGTTTCCAG CTCCAGATTGAGCGCCTGTCTCGCAGTGACCCCGGTGCAAAATACCATGGGATCCTCCAGGCTGGGAGACAGATTTTGCAGGAGGAAGGCCCCACAGCATTCTGGAAAGGACACGTCCCAGCGCAGCTTCTCTCTATAGGCTATGGAGCTGTCCAA TTTCTGTCGTTCGAGCTGCTGACCGAGCTGGTGCACAGAGCCACCACGTACGATGCCCGCGACTTCTCCGTGCACTTTGTGTGTGGCGGCCTGTCTGCCAGCGCCGCCACCCTGGCCGTGCAGCCCGTGGACGTGCTGCGCACTCGCTTTGCCGCTCAGGGTGAGCCCAAG GTGTATAAGACCCTGCGAGACGCCGTGGTGACCATGTACCGGACCGAGGGCCCTTTGGTTTTCTACAAAGGCTTGAACCCCACCTTGATTGCCATCTTCCCCTACGCTGGGTTCCAGTTCTCCTTTTACAACGCCTTGAAGCACCTGCACGAGTGGGTCTTGCCCGCCGAGGGAAGGAAGAACG AGAACCTCAAAAACCTGCTGTGTGGGAGCGGAGCTGGCGTCATCAGCAAGACCCTCACGTACCCCCTGGACCTCTTCAAGAAACGGCTGCAGGTCGGAGGCTTTGAGCAGGCGCGAGCCACCTTCGGCCAG GTTCGAAGCTATAGGGGCCTCCTGGATTGTGCCCAGCAGGTGCTACGAGAGGAAGGCCCCACGGGCCTCTTCAAGGGCCTGTCCCCCAGCCTGCTGAAGGCTGCTCTCTCCACCGGCTTCGTGTTCTTCTGGTATGAGCTCTTCTGTAACCTCTTCCACCACATGAAGAAGGTGGACAGCTAG
- the LOC132004247 gene encoding small ribosomal subunit protein eS6-like, with translation MKLNISFPATGCQKLIEVDDECKLRTFYEKRMATEVAADALGEEWKGYVVRISGGNDKQGFPMKQGVLTHGRVRLLLSKGHSCYRPRRTGERKCKSVRGCIVDANLSVLNLVIVKKGEKDIPGLTDTTVPRRLGPKRASRIRKLFNLSKEDDVRQYVVRKPLNKEGKKPRTKAPKIQRLVPLRVLQHKRRRTALKKQRTKKNKEETTESAKLLAKRMKEAKEKGQEQIAKRRRLSSESFYL, from the coding sequence ATGAAGCTGAACATCTCTTTCCCAGCTACTGGCTGCCAGAAACTCATTGAAGTGGACGATGAATGCAAACTTCGTACCTTTTATGAGAAGCGTATGGCCACAGAAGTTGCTGCGGACGCCCTTGGTGAAGAATGGAAGGGTTATGTGGTCCGAATCAGTGGTGGCAATGACAAACAAGGCTTCCCCATGAAGCAGGGTGTCTTGACCCATGGCCGTGTCCGCCTGCTGCTGAGTAAGGGGCATTCCTGCTACAGACCAAGGAGGAcgggagagagaaagtgcaaatCTGTTCGGGGTTGCATCGTGGATGCCAATCTCAGTGTTCTCAACTTGGTCATTgtaaagaaaggggagaaggataTTCCTGGACTCACTGATACTACTGTGCCTCGACGCCTGGGGCCCAAAAGAGCCAGCAGAATCCGCAAACTCTTCAATCTCTCTAAAGAAGATGATGTCCGCCAGTATGTTGTGAGAAAGCCCTTGAACAAAGAAGGTAAGAAACCTAGAACCAAAGCGCCCAAGATACAGCGTCTTGTTCCTCTACGTGTCCTCCAACACAAACGTCGGCGTACTGCTCTGAAGAAACAGCGCActaagaaaaacaaggaagagacTACAGAATCTGCTAAACTTTTGGCCAAGAGAATGAAGGAAGCCAAAGAAAAAGGCCAGGAACAGATTGCCAAGAGACGGAGGCTGTCCTCTGAGAGCTTCTACCTCTAA
- the MIF4GD gene encoding MIF4G domain-containing protein isoform X1 yields the protein MGDPGREEYKIQSFDAETQQLLKTALKDPGAVDLEKVANVIVDHSLHDCVFSKEAGRMCYAIIQAESKQAGQSVFRRGLLNRLQQEYQAREQLRARSLQGWVCYVTFICNIFDYLRVNNMPMMALVNPVYDCLFRLAQPDSLSKEEEVDCLVLQLHRVGEQLEKMNRQRMDELFVLIRDGFLLPSGLSSLAQLLLLEIIEFRAAGWKTTPAAHKALVVKSLQQFM from the exons ATGGGGGATCCTGGTAGAGAGGAGTATAAAATCCAGTCTTTTGATGCAGAGACTCAACAGCTGCTGAAGACAGCACTCAAAG ATCCAGGTGCCGTGGACTTGGAAAAGGTGGCCAATGTGATTGTGGACCATTCTCTGCACGACTGTGTGTTCAGCAAAGAAGCAGGACGCATGTGCTATGCCATCATTCAG GctgagagcaagcaagcaggccAGAGTGTCTTCCGACGGGGACTCCTCAACCGGTTGCAGCAGGAGTACCAGGCTCGGGAGCAGCTGCGAGCCCGGTCTCTGCAGGGCTGGGTCTGCTACGTCACCTTTATCTGCAACATTTTTGACTACCTGAGG GTGAACAACATGCCCATGATGGCCCTGGTGAACCCCGTTTATGACTGCCTCTTCCGGCTGGCGCAGCCTGACAGTCTGagcaaggaggaggag GTGGACTGCCTGGTGCTGCAGCTGCACCGCGTGGGGGAGCAGCTGGAGAAGATGAACCGGCAGCGCATGGATGAGCTCTTTGTCCTGATCCGAGACGGCTTCCTGCTCCCAAGCGGCCTCAGCTCCCTggcccagctgctgctgctggagatCATCGAATTTCGGGCAGCCGGCTGGAAGACGACCCCGGCTGCGCACAA GGCCCTGGTTGTGAAAAGCCTCCAGCAGTTCATGTGA
- the MIF4GD gene encoding MIF4G domain-containing protein isoform X2, giving the protein MGDPGREEYKIQSFDAETQQLLKTALKDPGAVDLEKVANVIVDHSLHDCVFSKEAGRMCYAIIQAESKQAGQSVFRRGLLNRLQQEYQAREQLRARSLQGWVCYVTFICNIFDYLRVNNMPMMALVNPVYDCLFRLAQPDSLSKEEEVDCLVLQLHRVGEQLEKMNRQRMDELFVLIRDGFLLPSGLSSLAQLLLLEIIEFRAAGWKTTPAAHKYYYSEVSD; this is encoded by the exons ATGGGGGATCCTGGTAGAGAGGAGTATAAAATCCAGTCTTTTGATGCAGAGACTCAACAGCTGCTGAAGACAGCACTCAAAG ATCCAGGTGCCGTGGACTTGGAAAAGGTGGCCAATGTGATTGTGGACCATTCTCTGCACGACTGTGTGTTCAGCAAAGAAGCAGGACGCATGTGCTATGCCATCATTCAG GctgagagcaagcaagcaggccAGAGTGTCTTCCGACGGGGACTCCTCAACCGGTTGCAGCAGGAGTACCAGGCTCGGGAGCAGCTGCGAGCCCGGTCTCTGCAGGGCTGGGTCTGCTACGTCACCTTTATCTGCAACATTTTTGACTACCTGAGG GTGAACAACATGCCCATGATGGCCCTGGTGAACCCCGTTTATGACTGCCTCTTCCGGCTGGCGCAGCCTGACAGTCTGagcaaggaggaggag GTGGACTGCCTGGTGCTGCAGCTGCACCGCGTGGGGGAGCAGCTGGAGAAGATGAACCGGCAGCGCATGGATGAGCTCTTTGTCCTGATCCGAGACGGCTTCCTGCTCCCAAGCGGCCTCAGCTCCCTggcccagctgctgctgctggagatCATCGAATTTCGGGCAGCCGGCTGGAAGACGACCCCGGCTGCGCACAAGTATTACTACAGCGAGGTCTCCGACTAG
- the MRPS7 gene encoding small ribosomal subunit protein uS7m isoform X1, with the protein MQCRTDLGLCVAFPPSPVTRSGTQKAAFVGSSWPAKMAAPAGKVARGWSVLALTLRTAVPRLPGLTQVRWSRYSPEYRDPQTDKEYYRKPLAELTEEEKCEQELRKTQLIKAAPAAKTSSVFEDPVISKFINMMMKGGNKVLARSLMTQTLEAVKRKQFEKYHAASAEEQATIERNPYTIFHQALKNCEPVIGLVPILRGGHFYQGPGSLRIHQPPPPRPATPLPFRPRCCVVPVPLPARRRRFLAMKWMLTECREKKHRRTLMPEKLSHELLEAFHNQGPVIKKKHDMHKMAEANRALAHYRWW; encoded by the exons ATGCAGTGTCGCACAGATTTAGGACTCTGCGTAGCCTTTCCGCCGTCTCCCGTCACTCGCTCAGGCACGCAGAAGGCAGCCTTCGTGGGGTCCTCGTGGCCAGCCAAGATGGCTGCCCCCGCGGGGAAGGTTGCGCGAGGGTGGTCGGTCCTGGCGCTGACCCTGCGGACTGCTGTCCCGCGGCTTCCAGG GCTAACCCAGGTGAGGTGGAGCCGCTATAGTCCTGAATACAGGGATCCACAGACTGACAAGGAGTATTACCGCAAGCCCTTGGCGGAGCTGACTGAGGAGGAGAAGTGTGAACAGGAACTCAGGAAGACTCAGCTTATCAAAGCTGCCCCAGCAGCGAAAACAAGCTCTGTGTTTGAAGACCCCGTGATCAG TAAATTCATCAACATGATGATGAAAGGAGGAAACAAAGTACTGGCCAGATCCCTCATGACACAG ACTCTGGAAGCTGTGAAAAGGAAGCAGTTTGAGAAGTACCATGCTGCTTCTGCTGAGGAACAGGCAACCATCGAACGCAACCCCTACACCATCTTCCACCAAGCTCTGAAAAACTGTGAGCCTGTGATAGGGCTGGTGCCCATCCTCAGAGGGGGCCATTTCTACCAG GGACCAGGTTCTCTCAGGATCCACCAGCCACCGCCCCCCAGGCCCGCAACCCCGCTTCCGTTCCGTCCACGATGCTGTGTT GTCCCTGTGCCACTTCCCGCCCGGCGGCGTCGCTTCTTGGCCATGAAGTGGATGCTCACTGAGTGCAGGGAGAAGAAGCACCGGCGGACGCTGATGCCGGAGAAGTTGTCACATGAACTGCTGGAGGCTTTTCACAACCAGGGCCCTGTGATCAAGAAGAAGCATGACATGCACAAGATGGCCGAGGCCAACCGTGCCCTGGCTCACTACCGCTGGTggtag
- the MRPS7 gene encoding small ribosomal subunit protein uS7m isoform X2 → MQCRTDLGLCVAFPPSPVTRSGTQKAAFVGSSWPAKMAAPAGKVARGWSVLALTLRTAVPRLPGLTQVRWSRYSPEYRDPQTDKEYYRKPLAELTEEEKCEQELRKTQLIKAAPAAKTSSVFEDPVISKFINMMMKGGNKVLARSLMTQTLEAVKRKQFEKYHAASAEEQATIERNPYTIFHQALKNCEPVIGLVPILRGGHFYQVPVPLPARRRRFLAMKWMLTECREKKHRRTLMPEKLSHELLEAFHNQGPVIKKKHDMHKMAEANRALAHYRWW, encoded by the exons ATGCAGTGTCGCACAGATTTAGGACTCTGCGTAGCCTTTCCGCCGTCTCCCGTCACTCGCTCAGGCACGCAGAAGGCAGCCTTCGTGGGGTCCTCGTGGCCAGCCAAGATGGCTGCCCCCGCGGGGAAGGTTGCGCGAGGGTGGTCGGTCCTGGCGCTGACCCTGCGGACTGCTGTCCCGCGGCTTCCAGG GCTAACCCAGGTGAGGTGGAGCCGCTATAGTCCTGAATACAGGGATCCACAGACTGACAAGGAGTATTACCGCAAGCCCTTGGCGGAGCTGACTGAGGAGGAGAAGTGTGAACAGGAACTCAGGAAGACTCAGCTTATCAAAGCTGCCCCAGCAGCGAAAACAAGCTCTGTGTTTGAAGACCCCGTGATCAG TAAATTCATCAACATGATGATGAAAGGAGGAAACAAAGTACTGGCCAGATCCCTCATGACACAG ACTCTGGAAGCTGTGAAAAGGAAGCAGTTTGAGAAGTACCATGCTGCTTCTGCTGAGGAACAGGCAACCATCGAACGCAACCCCTACACCATCTTCCACCAAGCTCTGAAAAACTGTGAGCCTGTGATAGGGCTGGTGCCCATCCTCAGAGGGGGCCATTTCTACCAG GTCCCTGTGCCACTTCCCGCCCGGCGGCGTCGCTTCTTGGCCATGAAGTGGATGCTCACTGAGTGCAGGGAGAAGAAGCACCGGCGGACGCTGATGCCGGAGAAGTTGTCACATGAACTGCTGGAGGCTTTTCACAACCAGGGCCCTGTGATCAAGAAGAAGCATGACATGCACAAGATGGCCGAGGCCAACCGTGCCCTGGCTCACTACCGCTGGTggtag